In Sphingobacteriaceae bacterium, the following proteins share a genomic window:
- the cyoE gene encoding protoheme IX farnesyltransferase codes for MRSFLGTTASNILANSDTYSKFSGFLKLTKFGLGGLVVFSAVITYFTIAETIQWMQILALGLGGFLVTSAANGFNQIIEKDLDKLMDRTKARPMPTEVLTVNEAFIFCSISGIIGTILLWVFTNPLCGILGFVSILLYAVVYTPLKRKTPFAVFVGAFPGALPTLIGGVASSSGFGEISFFAMLLFLIQFVWQFPHFWALAWVYNDDYAKADFHLLPSTGGKDEFTKFQILLYSVFLLMMSILPFVFHFVGLISTLACVICGFALLLQAYNFYRVPTTEHARKLFFVTLIYLPLVQIALMTKA; via the coding sequence ATTCGCAGTTTTTTGGGGACTACAGCGAGTAATATTTTGGCCAATTCAGACACGTATTCGAAATTTTCGGGTTTTTTAAAGCTTACAAAATTTGGTTTGGGTGGTTTAGTCGTTTTTTCGGCAGTTATCACATATTTTACAATTGCTGAAACTATTCAGTGGATGCAGATTTTGGCCTTGGGTTTGGGAGGATTTTTAGTGACTTCAGCCGCCAACGGATTTAATCAAATCATTGAAAAAGACCTTGACAAGCTAATGGATAGAACCAAGGCACGTCCTATGCCTACTGAAGTTCTTACGGTAAACGAAGCTTTTATATTTTGCAGTATTTCAGGAATTATCGGAACTATTTTATTATGGGTGTTCACCAATCCACTTTGCGGGATACTTGGTTTTGTAAGCATTCTTTTATATGCAGTAGTTTACACGCCATTAAAACGTAAAACACCCTTTGCGGTTTTTGTCGGTGCATTTCCAGGAGCCTTACCAACACTGATAGGCGGCGTTGCTTCCAGCAGCGGTTTTGGAGAAATAAGTTTTTTCGCGATGTTGCTGTTTCTGATCCAGTTTGTGTGGCAGTTCCCTCATTTTTGGGCATTAGCGTGGGTATACAACGACGACTATGCAAAAGCAGATTTTCATTTATTGCCATCCACCGGGGGGAAAGATGAGTTTACAAAATTCCAGATCTTACTTTATTCCGTATTTTTATTAATGATGAGTATTTTACCTTTCGTATTTCATTTTGTTGGCCTGATAAGTACTCTTGCCTGCGTGATTTGTGGGTTTGCGCTGTTGTTGCAGGCTTACAATTTTTATAGAGTTCCCACAACCGAACACGCCAGAAAATTATTTTTTGTTACACTTATATATTTACCATTGGTGCAAATTGCATTAATGACCAAAGCTTAA
- a CDS encoding cell division protein translates to MPVIEIVTHIHSTAEICFDLSASIELHQLSTSRTNEKAIAGVTKGIIQLNETVTWQATHFGIRQKLTSVISRYERPHHFRDEQVKGAFKKFTHDHFFEDKKGFVIMTDRFEYASPLGIFGKIFNKLVLTNYLKKFLTERNQMIKEFAESGKWKELLDEKNY, encoded by the coding sequence ATGCCAGTCATCGAAATAGTAACCCACATACATTCAACAGCTGAAATCTGTTTTGATCTTTCTGCCAGTATTGAGTTGCATCAGCTCTCTACAAGTAGAACAAACGAAAAAGCCATTGCCGGCGTAACAAAAGGAATTATCCAACTTAACGAAACAGTTACCTGGCAAGCGACTCATTTCGGAATCCGCCAAAAGCTAACATCCGTCATAAGCAGATACGAAAGGCCACACCATTTTAGGGACGAGCAAGTTAAAGGAGCATTTAAAAAATTTACACACGATCATTTTTTTGAAGATAAAAAAGGTTTTGTGATTATGACCGACCGCTTTGAATACGCATCACCCTTAGGAATTTTCGGAAAGATTTTCAATAAACTAGTTCTTACAAACTACCTGAAAAAATTTCTTACTGAAAGAAATCAAATGATCAAAGAATTTGCGGAATCAGGAAAATGGAAAGAACTCCTCGACGAGAAAAATTATTGA
- a CDS encoding phosphorylase gives MSPFAETELILTDQNRVYHLNLKNEDIADDVILVGDQNRVGEISKYFQRLDLKTANREFITHTGFFNGKRITVISTGIGTDNIDIVLNELDAAVNINLETRELNPTLRHLNLYRLGTCGALQENIPVNNLVASTHGIGLDGLLTFYADWHKINETKISKAFIEHTSWPQNLPYPYCVAASEKLMHKFSENDIFKGITATAPGFYGPQGREIRLKTSKPDLNNLLNTFTYQNLQITNFEMETSALYGLGKLLGHECLTICVIIANRVRKEFTKDYTKSIEYLIENCLYKIAG, from the coding sequence ATGTCACCCTTCGCCGAAACAGAGTTAATTCTCACTGACCAAAACCGGGTCTATCATCTTAATTTAAAGAATGAGGATATCGCAGATGATGTGATACTGGTAGGCGATCAAAACCGTGTCGGGGAAATTTCGAAATATTTCCAACGCCTGGATCTTAAAACAGCTAACAGAGAATTTATTACTCATACGGGTTTTTTTAACGGCAAACGCATCACCGTAATAAGCACCGGCATTGGCACAGATAATATCGACATTGTTTTAAATGAACTCGATGCAGCAGTAAATATTAATCTCGAAACCAGAGAACTGAATCCAACCTTACGACATCTGAATTTGTACAGGTTGGGAACCTGCGGCGCTTTGCAGGAAAACATTCCTGTAAATAATTTGGTAGCGAGTACTCATGGCATTGGTTTGGACGGACTTTTGACTTTTTATGCTGACTGGCATAAAATAAATGAAACTAAAATCTCAAAAGCATTTATAGAACATACATCGTGGCCGCAAAATCTTCCTTACCCCTACTGCGTGGCAGCAAGTGAAAAGTTAATGCACAAGTTTAGCGAAAACGACATTTTTAAAGGCATCACGGCTACTGCTCCTGGATTCTATGGTCCACAAGGCAGAGAGATCCGATTAAAAACTTCTAAGCCCGACCTTAATAATTTGCTGAATACTTTTACCTATCAAAACCTGCAAATTACTAACTTTGAAATGGAAACATCAGCGCTCTATGGCTTGGGAAAATTACTTGGACATGAATGCCTGACCATTTGTGTGATCATAGCAAACCGAGTACGCAAAGAATTTACTAAAGATTACACTAAGAGCATAGAATATTTAATTGAAAATTGTTTATATAAAATTGCGGGATAA
- a CDS encoding DNA polymerase III subunit gamma/tau: MDNFIVSARKYRPQHFNTVVGQSHITNTLKNAIITKHLAQAYLFCGPRGVGKTTCARIFAKTINCTNISKDGEACDTCESCVSFNSGASLNVYELDAASNNSVDDIRNLVDQVRFAPQLGEYKVYVIDEVHMLSTAAFNAFLKTLEEPPKHAKFILATTEKHKIIPTILSRCQVFNFNRIKTDDISGHLAFMAKNENVSFEEEALHVIAQKADGGLRDACSIFDQMVAFTGNHLTYKQVVENLNVLDYDYYFKITDAFLVQGLPEVMLTFDDILKKGFDGHNFLLGLGEHLRNLMVSKDPQTISLMEISESLKQRYATQSQSCSLTFLLKALALISKTDVNYKSAKNQRLLVEMALMQLTFLTASPDAEKKKDELEDFEENNSAPAKTQPTSTTKVTALQEPEIKFASKPSVSFDQLKMKASFSLQEVKNYQSLNQAGNSPGVEAPEIKFANKEVSADEVKAAIKFYADEKQKQGSRQLATILNTATVNFANNTINLVIGNETQKEQLLVVKQDFVDAIRKHLQNNLIQLDIQLSTAEAQTKAYKPVDVFKAMSEKNPALLELKKRFDLEIDY, encoded by the coding sequence ATGGACAATTTCATAGTATCAGCGCGTAAGTACAGGCCACAACACTTTAATACAGTGGTTGGGCAAAGTCACATTACCAATACTTTAAAAAATGCCATAATTACCAAACATCTTGCCCAGGCCTATCTGTTCTGCGGGCCCAGAGGTGTAGGGAAAACAACCTGTGCGCGTATTTTTGCAAAAACAATTAACTGCACCAATATTTCAAAAGACGGAGAGGCTTGCGACACTTGCGAATCCTGCGTTTCATTTAATTCGGGCGCTTCTTTAAATGTTTACGAGCTCGACGCCGCCAGCAATAATTCCGTGGATGACATACGTAACCTTGTAGATCAGGTACGTTTTGCGCCACAACTCGGGGAGTATAAAGTTTATGTGATTGACGAGGTGCACATGTTAAGTACCGCGGCTTTCAACGCTTTTCTAAAAACACTTGAAGAGCCGCCTAAACACGCGAAATTTATTTTAGCAACTACCGAAAAACACAAGATTATTCCAACGATACTTTCGCGTTGCCAGGTTTTTAATTTTAATAGGATCAAAACAGACGATATCAGTGGGCATTTAGCCTTCATGGCAAAAAATGAAAATGTCTCTTTTGAAGAAGAAGCACTTCATGTTATTGCACAAAAAGCCGATGGCGGTTTGCGGGATGCCTGTTCTATATTTGACCAGATGGTGGCCTTTACAGGCAATCACCTCACTTATAAACAAGTTGTAGAAAACTTAAACGTTCTCGATTACGATTATTATTTTAAAATTACTGATGCCTTTTTAGTACAAGGTTTGCCCGAAGTTATGCTCACCTTTGACGATATTTTGAAAAAAGGATTTGATGGACATAACTTTTTATTAGGACTTGGGGAACACTTACGTAATCTCATGGTAAGTAAGGACCCTCAGACTATCTCTTTAATGGAAATAAGCGAGAGTTTGAAACAACGCTATGCCACCCAATCACAATCCTGCAGTCTGACTTTTTTATTAAAGGCATTAGCCCTGATTAGCAAAACAGACGTTAACTATAAAAGCGCTAAAAACCAGCGCCTGCTTGTAGAAATGGCGCTTATGCAGCTCACTTTTTTAACCGCATCGCCTGATGCGGAAAAAAAAAAGGATGAATTAGAAGACTTTGAAGAAAACAACAGCGCTCCGGCCAAAACGCAACCAACTTCAACCACCAAAGTTACCGCGCTGCAAGAGCCTGAAATAAAATTCGCAAGCAAACCCAGCGTTAGTTTTGACCAATTAAAAATGAAAGCTTCCTTTAGTTTACAGGAAGTGAAAAATTACCAGAGCCTTAATCAAGCAGGCAATTCTCCGGGCGTAGAAGCTCCAGAAATAAAATTTGCCAACAAAGAAGTAAGTGCCGACGAAGTAAAAGCGGCGATAAAATTTTACGCAGACGAAAAACAAAAACAGGGTTCTCGTCAGCTTGCTACAATTCTTAACACAGCTACTGTAAACTTTGCCAATAACACAATTAACCTGGTAATAGGAAATGAAACTCAAAAAGAACAGTTACTCGTAGTGAAGCAAGACTTTGTAGATGCCATTCGCAAACATTTACAAAATAATTTAATACAACTCGACATACAACTTTCTACTGCAGAAGCTCAAACAAAAGCTTATAAGCCTGTAGATGTCTTCAAAGCTATGTCTGAGAAAAATCCAGCTCTGCTGGAACTAAAAAAACGTTTTGATTTAGAAATAGACTATTAA
- the aroE gene encoding shikimate dehydrogenase (AroE; catalyzes the conversion of shikimate to 3-dehydroshikimate) has product MSHFGIIGKSLSHSFSKSYFEKKFKELNLTDHVYDTFEIPTIEGLKKVLEDNKNLVGLNVTIPYKETIIPFLDELSAEAKEIGAVNCIHHVNGKFIGYNTDVYGFSQSIKPFLDTNHQRALILGTGGASKAVAYALKKVGVEIYFVTSASTKKTANTFFYSEINELVMNAFKLVVNASPVGTFPNIDESPAIPYQFLTPQHLAYDLVYNPEQTSFLKQAKERGSIVVNGLSMLHLQAEKNWDIWNQKF; this is encoded by the coding sequence ATGAGTCATTTCGGCATTATAGGTAAATCACTTTCGCACTCTTTTTCCAAATCGTATTTCGAAAAAAAATTTAAGGAATTAAATCTTACTGATCATGTTTATGATACGTTTGAAATACCAACTATTGAGGGGCTTAAGAAAGTTTTAGAGGATAACAAAAACCTGGTAGGTTTAAATGTAACCATCCCTTACAAAGAGACAATTATACCTTTTTTAGATGAACTCAGTGCCGAAGCGAAAGAGATTGGCGCAGTTAATTGTATTCATCATGTAAACGGGAAATTTATTGGTTACAACACCGATGTGTATGGTTTTTCGCAAAGTATAAAACCCTTTCTCGACACCAATCATCAGCGTGCTCTTATTTTGGGAACGGGCGGTGCGAGTAAAGCTGTGGCATACGCCTTAAAGAAAGTGGGTGTTGAAATTTATTTCGTGACTTCTGCTTCAACAAAAAAAACCGCTAATACCTTTTTCTATTCCGAAATAAATGAACTGGTTATGAATGCATTTAAGCTTGTGGTAAACGCTAGTCCGGTTGGAACTTTTCCAAATATAGATGAAAGTCCCGCGATACCTTACCAGTTTTTAACTCCACAGCATTTAGCTTATGACCTGGTTTATAATCCAGAACAGACCTCTTTTTTAAAACAGGCAAAAGAACGTGGTTCTATTGTTGTAAACGGTTTAAGTATGTTACACCTACAGGCAGAAAAAAACTGGGATATCTGGAATCAAAAATTTTAG
- the pyrF gene encoding orotidine-5'-phosphate decarboxylase: protein MTRDELINQIRTKKNFLCVGLDPDTEKLPKHLLEEEGDPIYEFNKAIIDATAPYCVSFKPNSAFYEAYGLSGIGSLEKTIRYIKTNYPDHFLIADAKRGDIGNTSAMYARAFFKRLNADAITVAPYMGSDSVKPFLQFEGKWTIVLGLTSNEGSADFQQIKVEGKDFYMHVIETSAQWGNENNMMFVIGATKAKLLEDIRKIVPKHFLLIPGVGAQGGSLQDVCKYGLNSDVGLLVNSSRGIIYASTGKNFAEKAGEEAEKIAKEMAAFL from the coding sequence ATGACAAGAGACGAATTAATAAATCAGATAAGAACTAAGAAAAATTTTTTATGTGTCGGTTTGGATCCAGATACGGAAAAATTACCAAAACATTTATTAGAAGAAGAAGGTGATCCCATTTACGAATTTAATAAAGCCATAATCGATGCTACAGCACCTTATTGTGTTTCTTTTAAACCGAATTCAGCATTTTACGAAGCTTATGGATTAAGTGGAATCGGGAGTCTCGAAAAAACAATTCGCTACATTAAAACAAATTATCCGGATCATTTTTTAATTGCCGACGCAAAGCGAGGTGACATTGGAAATACAAGCGCCATGTATGCCCGCGCATTTTTTAAACGTTTAAATGCAGATGCAATAACAGTTGCGCCATATATGGGCAGTGATTCAGTGAAACCTTTTTTACAATTCGAAGGCAAATGGACAATTGTATTAGGACTTACAAGTAACGAAGGCTCAGCAGATTTCCAGCAAATAAAAGTGGAAGGAAAAGATTTTTACATGCACGTGATCGAAACCTCAGCGCAATGGGGAAATGAAAATAATATGATGTTTGTAATAGGAGCTACCAAAGCAAAATTATTGGAGGATATCCGCAAAATAGTTCCGAAACACTTTCTATTAATTCCCGGCGTTGGTGCGCAGGGTGGAAGTTTGCAGGATGTTTGCAAATACGGTTTAAATTCAGATGTAGGCTTGCTGGTAAACTCAAGCCGCGGAATCATCTACGCTTCAACCGGAAAAAACTTTGCTGAAAAAGCAGGAGAAGAAGCGGAAAAAATAGCCAAAGAAATGGCGGCATTTTTATAG
- a CDS encoding cytochrome oxidase subunit III has protein sequence MAHSVEIDSKAAWDGGRSPFNLSYGKIFMWFFLVSDALTFGGLLISYGFIRHKYADIWPKAEHVFTHFPFVEAHIPLAYVGLMTFILIMSSVTMVLAVEAGHRMDRKGVITWMFWTIVGGAAFVGSQAWEWYHFIIGTDTGALRSVFNTDPAVYSYVKETVHGANMTVNEYGVPQFANYFFFITGFHGTHVFSGVVLNFIIFLNVIKGTYERRGHYEMVEKVGLYWHFVDLVWVFVFTFFYLL, from the coding sequence ATGGCTCATTCAGTAGAAATTGATTCAAAGGCAGCATGGGACGGAGGCAGATCGCCTTTTAACCTTAGTTACGGAAAAATATTCATGTGGTTTTTCCTTGTATCCGATGCTTTAACTTTTGGAGGTTTATTAATATCTTATGGTTTTATCCGTCACAAGTATGCTGACATTTGGCCAAAAGCAGAACATGTATTTACTCACTTTCCGTTTGTGGAAGCGCATATTCCTTTGGCTTATGTGGGGTTAATGACTTTTATTCTCATTATGTCTTCTGTTACCATGGTACTAGCTGTTGAAGCTGGTCACCGTATGGACAGGAAAGGTGTTATTACCTGGATGTTCTGGACCATTGTTGGTGGTGCGGCTTTCGTTGGCTCACAGGCATGGGAGTGGTATCACTTCATTATCGGTACAGATACTGGTGCTTTACGCAGCGTGTTTAATACAGATCCTGCAGTTTATTCTTATGTGAAGGAAACAGTTCATGGAGCTAACATGACGGTGAACGAATATGGTGTTCCGCAATTTGCAAATTACTTCTTCTTTATTACTGGTTTTCACGGAACTCACGTATTTAGTGGGGTAGTATTAAATTTCATTATTTTCTTAAACGTTATTAAAGGAACTTACGAACGCAGAGGTCATTACGAAATGGTTGAAAAGGTTGGTCTTTACTGGCACTTTGTAGATCTTGTATGGGTATTTGTATTTACTTTCTTTTACCTGTTATAG
- a CDS encoding secretion protein HlyD produces MENKQDHQETITTNTNQMEENNLENKAAGKKKKFKIIGGIAALVIALVVYVWISGIGHQKTDNAQVDAVIMPIRATVQGFVTKVNFSDNQMVKKGDVLIEIDGKDYVTRLKQAQAVLESAKAQLEIAKSGASTADMNAMASSLNSQAAKDNIASARAKFSKNEKEMNRMDKMLKDGAVSQQQFESVKAEFETSKAQWDMLEKHYQASSSQASGLQSQADGQKSQIVLAEAIVKQREAELALAQTQLDNTFLKAPFDGIISKKSIDVGQYLQIGTPVCSAVDYNNLWVSANFKETQINEMRPNQPVDIKIDAFPKAHIQGKLQSFGGATGARFSLLPPDNATGNFVKITQRVPVKILITEYPRELLGLLLPGLSAEVDIHTK; encoded by the coding sequence ATGGAAAATAAACAAGATCATCAGGAAACAATAACTACAAATACAAATCAAATGGAAGAAAATAATTTAGAAAATAAAGCAGCAGGAAAAAAGAAAAAATTCAAAATAATAGGTGGTATTGCCGCCCTTGTTATTGCCCTTGTAGTGTATGTGTGGATAAGCGGCATAGGGCATCAAAAAACCGACAACGCACAAGTGGACGCAGTCATTATGCCCATACGGGCTACCGTTCAAGGCTTTGTAACAAAGGTAAATTTTTCAGATAATCAAATGGTAAAAAAGGGTGATGTGCTCATCGAAATCGATGGCAAAGATTATGTTACCAGGCTTAAACAGGCTCAAGCTGTTTTAGAAAGTGCAAAAGCACAATTGGAAATTGCGAAATCGGGAGCAAGTACCGCGGATATGAATGCAATGGCATCTAGTTTAAATAGCCAGGCGGCCAAAGATAATATTGCATCAGCGCGCGCAAAATTTTCAAAGAATGAAAAAGAAATGAATCGCATGGATAAAATGCTGAAAGATGGCGCAGTAAGTCAACAGCAATTTGAATCGGTAAAAGCTGAATTTGAAACATCTAAAGCGCAATGGGATATGTTAGAAAAACACTATCAGGCTTCTTCGTCTCAGGCTAGCGGCCTTCAATCGCAAGCCGATGGACAAAAATCTCAAATTGTGTTAGCTGAGGCAATTGTAAAACAACGTGAAGCGGAATTAGCTTTAGCACAAACACAATTGGATAATACATTTCTCAAAGCACCGTTTGATGGGATTATTTCAAAAAAATCAATCGATGTTGGACAGTATTTACAAATAGGAACTCCTGTATGCTCAGCTGTTGATTATAATAATCTGTGGGTCAGTGCTAATTTCAAAGAAACGCAAATTAATGAAATGCGTCCTAACCAACCAGTAGATATTAAAATAGATGCTTTTCCAAAGGCTCATATACAAGGTAAACTACAAAGCTTTGGTGGTGCAACAGGTGCGAGATTTTCGTTATTGCCTCCTGACAATGCTACAGGAAATTTTGTGAAAATCACGCAACGTGTACCCGTGAAAATTTTAATTACAGAATATCCCAGAGAATTACTCGGCTTACTTTTACCGGGGCTTAGTGCAGAAGTAGATATTCATACTAAATAA
- a CDS encoding cytochrome oxidase subunit III: MEAIKTDKISAKVNPHKAELKSAQRKAAKPLLYIGIVSIVMLFAGLTSAYVVRADNGNWLVFHLPAISIISTVIIVTSSLTMYLAQRAIKQDKHTLTSLFLFLTLGLGIAFFFTQIEAWKQLTAQGIYFVGKYANASGSFLYLIALVHLAHMVGGLIALAVSLTKSLLKKYSSANSLGIELTAIYWHFLDLLWIYLFLFLYNYR, from the coding sequence TTGGAAGCAATTAAAACAGATAAAATTTCAGCAAAAGTTAATCCGCACAAAGCGGAACTTAAGTCGGCACAGCGCAAAGCCGCTAAACCCCTATTGTATATTGGAATTGTAAGTATAGTCATGCTTTTTGCGGGCTTAACGAGTGCTTATGTAGTTAGGGCCGATAACGGCAACTGGCTTGTTTTTCATTTGCCAGCGATCTCTATTATCAGTACCGTTATTATAGTCACGAGTAGTTTAACCATGTATCTTGCTCAGAGGGCGATCAAACAAGACAAGCATACACTGACAAGTCTTTTTTTATTTCTAACTTTAGGATTGGGGATCGCATTCTTTTTCACTCAAATTGAGGCTTGGAAACAGTTAACAGCCCAGGGAATTTATTTTGTAGGAAAATACGCAAACGCTTCCGGGTCATTTCTTTATTTGATAGCGTTGGTGCATCTTGCGCACATGGTAGGCGGACTTATCGCGCTGGCAGTATCACTAACAAAATCATTGTTGAAAAAATATTCTTCGGCTAACAGCCTTGGAATAGAGCTCACCGCAATCTATTGGCATTTTCTTGATCTGTTATGGATATATTTGTTTTTGTTTTTATATAATTATCGCTAA
- a CDS encoding RNA-binding transcriptional accessory protein: MINEARLHFKIADLLNLNSRDVTATVNLLDEGATVPFISRYRKEVTGSLDEVQIAQIRDEIERLRQLEQRRDSILKSIDSQNKLTEELKEKIMAAETLSKLEDLYLPYKPRRRTKATIAKEKGLEPLAHFILEQTNNSVFDEAEKFISVDREVPSVMDALQGARDIIAEIMSEDALIRESMRELFKKSATIKSRVIKGKEEEGEKFEDYFEWEEKLMNCPSHRLLAMRRGEKEDILILDITVDNDEAKELIERKMITSRGESAAQIKEAIEEGYKRLLQPSIEAEMRLLTKQQADVKAIVVFADNLRELLLASPLGEKTILALDPGFRSGCKLVALNKEGKLLEETVIYPHEPQRRTTEAEMILLAFCQRHDVEAIAIGNGTASRETEQFVRNIDVLPKSIPVIVVSEAGASVYSASDVAREEFPDKDVTVRGAVSIGRRLADPLAELVKVDPKSIGVGQYQHDVDQTLLKNKLDEVVGSCVNMVGVELNTASKQLLSYVAGIGPVLAQNIVEYRNEKGAFKSRKSLMEVPRMGEKVFEQCAGFLRIRNGIHPLDKSSVHPESYHIVEKMAADQNCSIDDLIGDKDIRKKIKLTDYVTDTIGLPTLKDIFNELEKPGRDPRKGFEIFSFDENVHEIKDLREGMRLPGIVTNVTNFGAFVDIGVHQDGLVHISQLADEFVDDPNKIVKVGQQVWVNVTEVDAKRKRIALTMKGETQNVKASKPKVMVKEEQYDPNDMNSALAALKSKFKK, translated from the coding sequence ATGATAAACGAAGCACGCCTCCATTTTAAAATTGCAGACTTATTAAATTTAAATTCCCGCGACGTAACGGCCACCGTAAATCTTTTAGATGAAGGAGCTACTGTTCCTTTTATCTCGCGTTATCGCAAAGAGGTTACCGGCAGCTTAGACGAAGTTCAGATCGCCCAAATTCGCGATGAAATCGAACGCCTTCGTCAGCTCGAACAACGCCGCGATTCCATTTTAAAATCAATCGATTCTCAAAATAAATTAACAGAAGAATTAAAAGAGAAGATCATGGCTGCTGAAACGCTTAGCAAGCTGGAAGATCTTTATTTACCTTATAAACCCAGACGTCGCACCAAAGCCACCATTGCTAAAGAAAAAGGACTAGAACCGCTTGCTCACTTCATTTTAGAGCAAACAAATAATTCTGTTTTTGACGAAGCTGAAAAATTTATTTCTGTCGACAGGGAAGTGCCTTCTGTTATGGATGCCCTGCAGGGCGCGCGTGACATCATAGCGGAAATTATGAGCGAAGATGCTTTGATACGTGAAAGTATGCGTGAGCTCTTCAAAAAATCAGCTACTATTAAAAGCCGTGTCATTAAAGGCAAAGAAGAAGAAGGTGAAAAATTTGAAGATTATTTTGAGTGGGAAGAGAAATTAATGAACTGCCCCTCTCATCGTTTACTGGCTATGCGCCGCGGCGAAAAGGAAGACATTTTGATTCTTGATATCACCGTTGATAACGATGAAGCTAAAGAATTGATCGAACGCAAAATGATCACTTCCCGTGGAGAAAGTGCAGCTCAGATAAAAGAGGCAATTGAAGAAGGATACAAACGTCTCTTGCAACCGAGCATTGAAGCGGAAATGCGACTTCTTACAAAACAACAGGCCGATGTAAAAGCTATTGTTGTATTCGCAGATAACTTAAGAGAATTATTGCTGGCTTCTCCACTCGGTGAAAAAACCATTCTTGCTTTAGATCCTGGTTTTAGATCAGGATGTAAACTCGTAGCCTTAAACAAAGAAGGAAAACTCCTGGAAGAGACGGTAATTTATCCGCACGAACCCCAACGCAGAACTACAGAAGCGGAAATGATCTTACTTGCTTTTTGCCAGCGTCATGATGTGGAAGCCATTGCTATTGGCAATGGAACGGCTTCCCGCGAAACCGAACAATTTGTGCGCAACATTGATGTGCTTCCTAAATCTATTCCTGTTATTGTTGTGAGTGAAGCAGGTGCGTCGGTATATTCTGCCTCAGACGTAGCGCGTGAAGAGTTTCCAGATAAAGACGTTACTGTTCGCGGCGCCGTTTCAATCGGACGTCGTCTTGCAGATCCCTTAGCAGAGCTGGTAAAAGTAGATCCTAAATCTATTGGTGTTGGTCAGTATCAACACGATGTGGATCAAACGCTTCTTAAAAATAAATTAGACGAAGTTGTTGGAAGTTGTGTGAATATGGTAGGTGTGGAATTAAATACGGCTTCAAAACAACTGCTGTCTTATGTAGCAGGAATTGGGCCCGTACTGGCACAAAATATTGTAGAATACAGAAATGAAAAAGGAGCTTTTAAATCCCGCAAAAGTTTGATGGAAGTTCCACGTATGGGAGAAAAGGTATTTGAACAGTGTGCCGGATTTTTAAGAATTCGTAACGGCATTCATCCTTTAGATAAAAGTTCTGTACATCCTGAAAGCTACCATATCGTTGAAAAAATGGCGGCAGATCAAAACTGCAGCATCGACGATTTAATCGGAGACAAAGACATTCGCAAAAAAATTAAATTAACAGATTATGTAACGGATACAATCGGACTTCCGACTTTAAAAGATATTTTTAATGAGTTGGAAAAGCCTGGACGTGATCCGCGTAAAGGTTTTGAGATTTTTAGCTTCGATGAAAACGTTCACGAAATAAAAGATCTACGCGAAGGCATGCGTCTTCCTGGAATTGTGACGAACGTAACTAACTTTGGAGCCTTTGTAGATATTGGCGTTCACCAGGATGGCCTAGTGCATATTTCTCAATTGGCTGACGAATTTGTAGACGATCCAAATAAGATTGTAAAAGTTGGGCAGCAGGTTTGGGTAAATGTAACCGAGGTAGACGCTAAACGTAAACGTATTGCATTAACCATGAAAGGTGAAACGCAAAATGTAAAGGCATCTAAACCAAAAGTTATGGTTAAAGAAGAACAATACGATCCGAATGACATGAATAGTGCTCTGGCGGCCTTAAAAAGCAAGTTTAAAAAGTAA